The genomic stretch GAACAGCAGTACAGTCGAAGCTGGATGCAGCTCAGCGTGCATTGAGTCTAGCAAGCCATAATCTAGTAAGTGTGAAGGCTTTGTTGGAAGCGATCATGCAGGCCAAACAAATTAACGATGACAGCTCGTATACGAGGCTAACATGGGATACTTTTCAGGGTAGATTAGCAAATGCAGAGCAATTGCTTGAAGATGCTGCTGCAGTCTCGAATCGAATTTCGAAATCCAAAATTAACGCAGCAATAAGCTCGGTAATCGCCGCGCAAGCAGCATTGCTGACTAATGTTGACGTGACAGAGCTTATGGATCAGCTGAGACAAGCTGGAGAAATAGCTGGAGATGGCAGTCTCTATACGGAAATCAGTTGGAAAGCCTTGCAGGCAGCAATAGTGGCAGCAGACGAGATTTTAGCACGAGCTGTTGCTGGAGATGAGCTTCTTATGCAGGGTGCTGTTGAAACGGCTGCAGCTGCTCTCGCACAAGCACTGGCAGAGTTGGTCGTAAAACCAGTGGGCCCAGATCCGACACCAGATCCTTCAACACCAGCACCTGCTGGTCGTAGTGATCAGCTCATCGTGCAAGAAGGTGATTGGCAGAAGGCTTCTGGTGGCAAGCTGATTCTTAAAGCAGGAGCAAATATTAAAGAAATTGTATTGCCAGCGAATGCGGCAAGCCTACTTGGCAGCAATGAGCTGCAAGTTCAAACCTTTGAAGGCGTCGTAATTACGGTGCCGTACAGTGTATTGAAAAGCCTCGCGGCAACCACGACATCTACGGACGATGTGCTTGTTATCAGCATTCGTCAAGCAACTGGTGCAGCTTCTATAGCTGGAGGCAAGGATGGATTTACGTTGGTTAGTCAGGTGTATGAGCTTTCCATACTTGTCAGAAAATCAAATGGACAGGAGTCCAAGCTATCACAATTCGCAGATTGGGTTACTATTACACTGCCGATTGAGAAGCAGCAAGTCGATCGCGAGCTAGTCGCTATCTATCATTTTAATGAGGTTAGCGGGAAGTGGGATTATGTAGGAGGTACAATTGATGAAGCAGGCGAGAAAATCGTTGCCAAGGTAGAGCATTTCAGTAAGTATGCGGTGCTTGAATACCGCAAGGCTTTTGCTGATGTAGCTGCTTCTCATTGGGTAGCAAGAGCGCTAGAGGTCATGGTCGCTAACCATATTGTGAAGGGCACCTCGGAGACGAATTTCACACCGAATGCTAAGACAACAAGAGCTGAGTTTGTCTCAATGCTCGTTCGGATGCTGAGACTTACAGAAGCAAGCGAAGTGCCGTTCAAGGACGTGAAGGAAGGTACTTGGTACGCATCGGATGTGGCAGCAGCTTTTCAAGCCGGACTCGTAACGGGAATAACAGTAGATAGCTTTATGCCAAGCCGTGAAATATCACGCGAGGAAATGGCTGTACTGGCGCTCAGAGCATATGTCTTTGCAAGCGGTCAGGGAGCTTCTGGGGATACGGATATTAGTAGTTTACAGGATGCTAGCCAAATAGCAGTATGGGCATTAGAAGACGTGAAGAAAGCGGTAGCGCTTGGTTTAATGAAAGGAAATACACAAGCGCAATTTAAGCCTAAGCAGCATGCAACAAGAGCGGAAGCAACGCAGCTGATGTACAATTTATTACAGCTTCTAAAATAACAGACAAAGAGGGATGCCAGCGTATACTGGCATCCCTCTTTGATTATGTGCGTTATTTGGTCAGCTTGCGGAAGGCTGCAGGCGAGAGGTTCATCCAGCGCTTAAATTGCTTGCTGAATTGCGAGACATCCCGGTAGCCAAGCTGATAAGCGATATTTTCAATCGTTAGTTCCGGATTAATGAGCAGCAGCTTCGCTTGCCGCACGATAAGTCCAGTTAAATATTGACGAGGAGACATGCCATAGACTCGTTGAAATACTCGCTTGCAATAGGCGGGACTATAGCCGAGGCGGCCAGCCAGCTTCTCAATGCTGAAACGATCCTCGGTTGAGCGATCGGATGCGTACGCGCTTCGCAGCTCTCTTTCGATCGTGGCAGCGAGCGAAATCTCGTTCTCCGAAGCATCTTTTCCGTGCACTTCTCCCGAGCCTTCCTCGAGGGTCCAATTCGTCAGGGCGGACAGCATGAGGAATGTATCGCTGAGGAAAGCCAGCTTGTCCATATGTAGGCCGGTTTGAGCATATTGCAATCGCTGGAGCAGCCTCTCCAAGGTGCTTCGGATAGCAGCTGCGGAAGGATGGTCTGACGGCAGCAGCGTCGTCTGCATGCCCATCAGACTTCTGCGCAGCGTCAGGTCGTCAATATCGAAATGCAGACAAAAATAAGTCATCGCTATTTTGCTCGCAGAACCGCTGCTGCTGTGCAGGACGCCAGGTGGAATAAACAAAATATCGCCTTCCTGCTGTGAAAAGGTACTCTTGTCCGCCAGCATCGTTTGATCACCCTCGAGCACCATATTCAGCTCAAACATCGTGTGGTGATGGGCTGGATAGCTCCACTGGTCATTAACGGT from Paenibacillus sp. FSL H8-0548 encodes the following:
- a CDS encoding AraC family transcriptional regulator, with product MKNHLPFGQENSIHELMTPDLQFSFQIVAAHKRTVNDQWSYPAHHHTMFELNMVLEGDQTMLADKSTFSQQEGDILFIPPGVLHSSSGSASKIAMTYFCLHFDIDDLTLRRSLMGMQTTLLPSDHPSAAAIRSTLERLLQRLQYAQTGLHMDKLAFLSDTFLMLSALTNWTLEEGSGEVHGKDASENEISLAATIERELRSAYASDRSTEDRFSIEKLAGRLGYSPAYCKRVFQRVYGMSPRQYLTGLIVRQAKLLLINPELTIENIAYQLGYRDVSQFSKQFKRWMNLSPAAFRKLTK